From the Streptomyces nigrescens genome, one window contains:
- a CDS encoding DNA polymerase IV, which yields MRPAPTILHLDMDAFFAAAEQAAKPSLRGKPVVVGGIGARGVVSTASYEARVFGVRSAMPTAQARRLCPNAAYLSPRFTLYRQVSEVVMELLHALSPLVEPLSLDEAFVDLEAGGVPAETAAVRAVGEQLRRDIRSATGLTGSVGLAGAKMLAKIASEAAKPNGLVVIEPGTERELLGPMTVRTLPGVGPATAETLRRAGIHTVAETAEAGEAELVRLLGRAHGAGLYAMALGQDDRPVVAERDAKSISVEDTFEVDLTDRTRVRSEVLRLADRCVQRLRAAGRSGRTVVIKVRNYDFSTLTRSETLRGPTDDPAVIREAAVRLLETVDTTGGVRLLGVGVSGLADFTQEDLFAQLATEREAEEAAAAAAAAAAEEAAGGTEPHEAEEERPRRWHPGLDVVHDEYGAGWVQGSGVGRVTVRFETPWSAPGRVRTFAVEDPALRPGEPLPLVGGAPAGGQSSEPAILPKFLSPEPGDTGSVGEAISRR from the coding sequence GTGAGACCTGCCCCGACGATCCTGCATCTGGACATGGATGCGTTCTTCGCGGCCGCCGAGCAGGCGGCCAAGCCGAGCCTGCGCGGCAAACCCGTGGTGGTCGGCGGGATCGGCGCGCGCGGCGTGGTCTCCACGGCCTCGTACGAGGCCCGGGTCTTCGGTGTCCGCTCCGCGATGCCGACGGCCCAGGCGCGCCGGCTGTGCCCCAATGCCGCCTATCTCAGTCCTCGCTTCACGCTGTACCGCCAGGTGAGTGAGGTGGTGATGGAGCTGCTGCATGCGCTGTCGCCGCTGGTGGAGCCGCTGAGCCTGGACGAGGCGTTCGTCGACCTGGAGGCCGGTGGGGTGCCGGCCGAGACGGCGGCCGTACGCGCCGTGGGGGAGCAGCTGCGGCGCGACATCCGGTCCGCGACGGGCCTGACCGGCTCGGTGGGGCTGGCCGGGGCCAAGATGCTGGCAAAGATTGCGTCCGAAGCGGCCAAGCCGAACGGGCTGGTGGTGATCGAGCCGGGCACCGAACGGGAGCTGCTGGGCCCGATGACGGTGCGGACGCTGCCCGGGGTGGGCCCCGCGACGGCCGAGACACTGCGCCGGGCCGGGATCCACACCGTCGCGGAGACCGCGGAGGCCGGTGAGGCAGAGCTGGTGCGGCTGCTGGGCAGGGCACACGGCGCCGGGCTGTATGCGATGGCGCTGGGGCAGGACGACCGGCCGGTGGTGGCCGAGCGGGACGCGAAGTCCATCTCGGTCGAGGACACCTTCGAGGTCGATCTGACCGACCGGACGCGGGTGCGGAGCGAGGTGCTGCGGCTGGCGGACCGGTGCGTACAGCGGCTGCGGGCGGCGGGGCGCTCCGGGCGCACGGTGGTCATCAAGGTGCGCAACTACGACTTCTCGACGCTGACCCGTTCCGAGACGCTCCGTGGGCCCACCGACGACCCGGCGGTGATACGCGAGGCCGCTGTGCGTCTGCTGGAGACGGTGGACACCACGGGCGGGGTGCGGCTGCTGGGCGTGGGCGTGAGTGGCCTGGCGGACTTCACACAGGAGGATCTGTTCGCCCAGCTGGCGACGGAGCGGGAGGCGGAGGAGGCCGCGGCGGCAGCAGCGGCAGCTGCGGCGGAGGAGGCCGCCGGGGGGACGGAGCCGCACGAGGCCGAGGAGGAGCGGCCGCGGCGCTGGCATCCGGGGCTGGACGTGGTGCACGACGAGTACGGCGCCGGCTGGGTGCAGGGGAGCGGGGTGGGGAGGGTGACCGTGCGCTTCGAAACGCCATGGTCCGCACCGGGGAGGGTGCGGACCTTCGCTGTCGAGGACCCGGCGCTGCGGCCGGGAGAGCCCCTGCCGCTGGTGGGCGGGGCGCCGGCGGGTGGTCAGTCGTCCGAGCCGGCGATCTTGCCGAAGTTCTTGTCGCCGGAGCCGGGGGACACCGGATCGGTCGGGGAAGCAATATCCAGACGGTAG
- a CDS encoding PRC-barrel domain-containing protein, whose product MQTDIDPRSLIGRKAFDRNGAKIGTIDEVYLDDATGEPEWAAVRTGLFSRDAFVPLEPSKMVGEGLHIPYDRKLIKDAPDFGVGRHLSPEQELQLYHHYRLDIASPTDPVSPGSGDKNFGKIAGSDD is encoded by the coding sequence GTGCAAACCGATATCGATCCCCGAAGCCTGATCGGCCGCAAAGCGTTCGACCGTAACGGCGCGAAAATAGGGACCATCGACGAGGTCTACCTCGACGATGCGACGGGGGAACCGGAGTGGGCGGCCGTGCGCACCGGACTCTTCAGCCGGGATGCGTTCGTCCCCCTGGAGCCCAGCAAGATGGTCGGTGAGGGCCTGCACATTCCTTACGACCGCAAGCTGATCAAAGACGCGCCGGACTTCGGCGTGGGCCGCCATCTCTCCCCTGAGCAGGAACTTCAGCTCTATCACCACTACCGTCTGGATATTGCTTCCCCGACCGATCCGGTGTCCCCCGGCTCCGGCGACAAGAACTTCGGCAAGATCGCCGGCTCGGACGACTGA